The Elusimicrobiota bacterium genome includes a region encoding these proteins:
- a CDS encoding MFS transporter, whose translation MRPDVRLGRRPRRGDGSRASLEERGPRRRRDGRLPGTRRLAPVRRRLAPEGQLLRLSLRRLDGHDAHGRPARVLSGREPRRRADRLGHAAQRRLRQPRLRRRRRLDLPPRRVRRALRGRGARAGRLLVADPPLSDRARDAGASDAAQRHHQPERPRSHRLGHGLGPDRVRRRLALALRPGLQRPPDGRPPPPAPGRDRLPRQRLPRPQRHRPPRLLALARVQSLRLPHRDPLQDPAPARLGGGERRRGDEVRRPRPRPRLRARPAEGLARHQVPQLRRQLQVLITDSPAFRQSRPVLLTTFTNKVGSIGLSLIAILLVERGVSTGEGALVLSALKGTMLAGTLAGGALTDRVNSRTLVLAALLMSAAGLGFLPFQTSIWLILFFGMLAQFSEALMAVVQRLLLMDQVERAHQKEALGWMRMVNNFAQIFSFTVGAAGSRLGLLPLFLFDSATSLGAFFIGREILPRREGPSGDRGRLGGEDAGGAASKWTFFRCAVVLMGWSFFYELFMEGGAGRLEVLHPGEGLRRFSTMMILNTVLCAAFAVQATRLFRRPWITMAGGMLLTVLGILLAGWGMASQAWVFAGMLLLTVGELMVGSTAQFALMRLTPGGGRSGFYYSLGITLMQAGRIAGAAVAFPLLIHAARLGPFTALMIGVFGLQLAVLWSLRGEIGRLA comes from the coding sequence GTGCGTCCTGATGTGCGCCTCGGCCGCCGTCCGCGCCGAGGAGACGGAAGCCGGGCCTCTCTGGAAGAGCGCGGTCCGCGGCGCCGTCGGGACGGGCGGCTACCTGGGACGAGGCGCCTCGCTCCAGTACGGCGACGTCTGGCGCCTGAAGGGCAGCTACTCCGACTATCGCTTCGACGGCTCGACGGGCACGACGCGCACGGCCGGCCTGCGCGCGTCCTATCAGGGAGAGAACCTCGCCGTCGGGCTGACCGCCTCGGTCACGCCGCGCAACGACGCCTACGCCAACCGCGGCTTCGGCGCCGACGCCGGCTGGACCTTCCTCCTCGACGAGTCCGACGAGCCCTCCGGGGTCGAGGAGCTCGAGCTGGGCGCCTTCTGGTCGCAGACCCGCCACTCTCAGATCGTGCCCGCGACGCCGGCGCTTCCGACGCGGCGCAACGTCATCATCAACCAGAACGACCTCGGAGTCACCGCCTCGGTCACGGCCTGGGACCTGACCGTGTCCGTCGACGCCTCGCGCTCGCTCTACGACCAGGACTTCAACGACCTCCCGACGGCCGCCCGCCGCCGCCCGCGCCTGGCCGAGACCGCCTCCCTCGTCAACGGCTTCCCCGACCGCAGCGGCACCGTCCGCCTCGATTACTCGCGCTGGCTCGCGTTCAGTCCCTACGCCTCCCTCACCGCGACCCGCTACAAGATCCAGCCCCAGCCCGCCTCGGCGGCGGCGAGCGCCGGCGCGGCGATGAGGTTCGGCGGCCTCGGCCTCGACCTCGGCTACGAGCTCGTCCGGCAGAAGGGCTCGCCCGACACCAAGTACCTCAACTTCGGCGCCAGCTTCAGGTTCTGATCACCGATTCGCCCGCCTTCCGCCAGAGCCGCCCGGTCCTGCTGACGACCTTCACCAACAAGGTCGGCTCGATCGGCCTCAGCCTGATCGCGATCCTCCTCGTCGAGCGCGGGGTCTCGACCGGGGAAGGCGCCTTGGTGCTGTCCGCGCTCAAGGGCACGATGCTCGCGGGGACCCTCGCCGGCGGCGCGCTGACCGACCGCGTCAACTCGCGGACTTTGGTGCTCGCCGCTTTGCTCATGTCCGCGGCGGGCCTGGGCTTCCTGCCGTTCCAGACCTCGATCTGGCTGATCCTGTTCTTCGGCATGCTCGCGCAGTTCTCCGAGGCGCTGATGGCCGTGGTCCAACGCCTGCTCCTGATGGACCAGGTCGAGCGCGCCCATCAGAAGGAAGCGCTGGGCTGGATGCGGATGGTCAACAACTTCGCGCAGATCTTCAGCTTCACGGTCGGGGCCGCCGGCTCGCGGCTCGGGCTGCTGCCGCTGTTCCTGTTCGACTCCGCGACCTCGCTGGGCGCGTTCTTCATCGGCCGCGAGATACTGCCGCGGCGCGAGGGGCCGTCCGGGGACCGCGGCCGCCTGGGCGGAGAGGACGCCGGCGGCGCCGCGTCCAAATGGACCTTCTTCCGCTGCGCGGTCGTCCTGATGGGCTGGTCGTTCTTCTACGAGCTGTTCATGGAGGGAGGCGCGGGACGCCTCGAGGTCCTCCATCCCGGAGAGGGCCTGCGCCGCTTTTCGACGATGATGATCCTCAACACGGTCCTGTGCGCCGCCTTCGCCGTGCAGGCGACCAGGCTCTTCCGCAGGCCCTGGATCACGATGGCGGGAGGGATGCTCCTGACCGTGCTCGGCATCCTGCTCGCCGGCTGGGGCATGGCGTCCCAGGCCTGGGTGTTCGCCGGCATGCTCCTGCTCACCGTGGGCGAGCTCATGGTCGGCTCCACGGCGCAGTTCGCCTTGATGCGCCTGACGCCGGGCGGCGGCCGCTCGGGCTTCTATTACTCCCTGGGCATCACCTTGATGCAGGCCGGCCGGATCGCCGGCGCGGCCGTGGCCTTTCCGTTGCTTATACACGCCGCGAGACTGGGTCCGTTCACCGCCCTGATGATCGGCGTGTTCGGCCTCCAGCTCGCCGTGCTGTGGTCTCTGCGCGGCGAGATCGGACGCCTGGCCTGA
- a CDS encoding OsmC family protein, translating into MKIRFPGNKKVTAEFDGFTVTTDQPKEAGGDGSAPAPFDLFLASLGTCAGIFVLSFCRKRDLPTEGLELTQTAEWDEAAHRVSKIVLKITLPKGFPEKYRDSVISTANLCTAKKHILNPPAFEIVAEAS; encoded by the coding sequence ATGAAGATACGCTTTCCGGGCAACAAGAAGGTGACCGCCGAGTTCGACGGCTTCACCGTGACGACGGACCAGCCGAAGGAGGCGGGGGGCGACGGCAGCGCGCCCGCGCCGTTCGACCTGTTCCTCGCCTCGCTCGGGACCTGCGCCGGCATCTTCGTGCTGAGCTTCTGCCGCAAGCGCGACCTGCCGACCGAGGGCCTGGAGCTCACGCAGACCGCCGAATGGGACGAGGCCGCTCACCGGGTCTCCAAGATCGTCTTGAAGATCACCTTGCCCAAGGGCTTCCCCGAGAAGTACCGCGACAGCGTCATCTCGACGGCGAACCTGTGCACGGCCAAGAAGCACATCCTGAACCCGCCCGCCTTCGAGATCGTCGCCGAGGCGTCCTGA
- a CDS encoding acetate kinase: MNILVLNSGSSSIKFQVVQTDQDLIAKDGDRCLAKGQVERIGSLSLVAFQATGRPPLKEDVPLRDYRSALDRIVRWVISPESGIEGIKSMADIHIVGHRVVHGGEKFRSSTVIDDAVLAGIEDCIELAPLHNPANIRGIRAAAEVFGRGVPQVAVFDTSFHATMPETAYLYGIPYHLYRRYKIRRYGFHGTSHRYLAYRYRVLNDIPKEKVNIITLHLGNGCSACAIKGGDSVNTSMGFTPLEGMVMGTRAGDVDVSVIEYLSHKEGLSLPDMITLLNKQSGLLGLSGLTSDMRELLEEEKENGDRRATLAVDVFCASARRRIGSYLAEMGGADALVFSGGIGENSPAIRKRICAGLEALGIDLDSARNAALKGGQTGEISAKASRVKIHVIPTNEELLIARDAFRAVSGLPQPTFSPRKARKS; the protein is encoded by the coding sequence ATGAACATCCTCGTCCTCAACTCCGGCTCCTCCTCGATCAAGTTCCAGGTCGTGCAGACCGACCAGGACCTCATCGCCAAAGACGGCGACCGCTGCCTGGCCAAGGGGCAGGTCGAGCGCATCGGCAGCCTGTCGCTCGTCGCCTTCCAGGCGACCGGGCGCCCGCCGCTGAAGGAAGACGTGCCGCTGCGGGACTACCGCTCCGCGCTCGACCGCATCGTGCGCTGGGTCATCTCGCCGGAGTCGGGCATCGAGGGCATCAAGTCGATGGCCGACATCCACATCGTCGGCCACCGCGTCGTCCACGGCGGGGAGAAGTTCCGCTCCTCGACGGTCATCGACGACGCCGTGCTCGCGGGCATCGAGGACTGCATCGAGCTCGCCCCGCTGCACAACCCCGCCAACATCCGCGGCATCCGCGCCGCCGCCGAGGTCTTCGGCCGGGGCGTGCCGCAGGTGGCCGTGTTCGACACCTCCTTCCACGCGACGATGCCGGAGACCGCCTACCTGTACGGCATCCCCTATCACCTGTACCGCCGCTACAAGATCCGCCGCTACGGCTTCCACGGCACCTCGCACCGGTACCTCGCGTACCGCTACCGCGTCCTCAACGACATCCCGAAGGAGAAGGTGAACATCATCACCTTGCACCTGGGCAACGGCTGCTCGGCGTGCGCGATCAAGGGCGGGGACTCCGTCAACACCAGCATGGGCTTCACGCCGCTCGAGGGCATGGTGATGGGTACCCGCGCCGGCGACGTCGACGTCTCGGTGATCGAGTACCTGTCGCACAAGGAGGGCCTGAGCCTTCCCGACATGATCACGTTGCTCAACAAGCAGTCGGGCCTGCTCGGCCTGTCGGGCCTGACCAGCGACATGCGCGAGCTCCTCGAGGAGGAGAAGGAGAACGGCGACCGCCGCGCGACCTTGGCCGTCGACGTGTTCTGCGCCAGCGCGCGCCGCCGCATCGGCTCCTACCTGGCGGAGATGGGCGGAGCCGACGCTTTGGTCTTCTCCGGCGGCATCGGCGAGAACTCCCCGGCGATCCGCAAGCGGATCTGCGCGGGTCTCGAGGCCCTGGGCATCGACCTCGACTCGGCGCGCAACGCCGCCCTCAAGGGGGGGCAGACGGGGGAGATCTCCGCGAAGGCCTCGCGCGTGAAGATACACGTGATCCCCACGAACGAGGAGCTCCTCATCGCGCGGGACGCCTTCCGCGCGGTGTCCGGCCTGCCTCAGCCGACCTTCTCGCCGCGCAAAGCCCGCAAGTCCTGA